Proteins from a genomic interval of Narcine bancroftii isolate sNarBan1 chromosome 12, sNarBan1.hap1, whole genome shotgun sequence:
- the smim22 gene encoding small integral membrane protein 22, translating into MANQDVGVQIEAQFNDIVRRLQSKDLFQSNWDIATFAIFFIFIGAVLFLTLLVVVRCVWGCCCSSPRKTPKHKIGIDNEALEP; encoded by the exons ATGGCAAACCAAGATGTGGGAGTTCAGATTGAAGCTCAGTTCAACGATATTGTGAGGAGACTACAAAGCAAAGATCTTTTTCAATCTAACTGGGATATTGCCACTTTTGCTATcttctttatctttattg GTGCTGTGTTGTTTCTGACTCTCTTGGTTGTGGTTCGCTGTGTCTGGGGATGCTGCTGTTCTTCCCCCAGAAAG ACTCCAAAGCACAAAATTGGTATTGATAATGAGGCACTGGAGCCTTAG